A stretch of DNA from Mycolicibacterium celeriflavum:
CCTGCGTGCCGATCGAGAACTCGATCGAAGGATCGGTGCTGCCCACATTGGACGGCCTGGCCACCGGTACGCCCCTGCAGATTTTCGCCGAACGGACACTCGACGTGTCGTTCACGATCGTGGTGCGCGACGGTATGCGGGCCGGCGATGTCGCCACGGTCGCAGCCTTTCCCGTCGCGGCCGCCCAGGTGCGCAACTGGCTGGCCCAGCATCTGCCGTCGGCGCAGTTGGTGCCCGCCAACTCCAACGCCGCCGCCGCCAACGACGTCGCCGAGGGTCGCGCCGATGCGGGGGTGAGCACCGCGCTGGCCGCGCAGCGGTACGGCCTGACGGCGCTGGCGTCCGACATCGTCGACGAACCCAACGCGCGCACCAGGTTCGTGTTGGTCGGCCCGCCCGCTCCGCCGCCGGACCGCACGGGCGCCGACCGCACCTCGGTGGTGCTGCGACTGGCCAACGTGCCCGGCGCGCTGGTGTCGGCGATGACCGAGCTCGCGATCCGCGACATCGACCTGACCCGGATCGAATCGCGGCCCACCCGAACGGGACTGGGCACGTACATGTTCTTCCTGGACTGTGTGGGCCACATCGACGACGATGCGGTCGCCGAGGCACTCAAGGCGCTGCACCGTCGTTGTTCGGATGTGCGATTCCTAGGTTCCTGGCCGACCGGAGCCGCCGCAGGCGCGGCGCCGCCCGCGCTGGACGAAGCCTCTCGCTGGCTGGCGCGGCGCAGGGAAGGCAAGCCATGAGCGGGCGCCTGGTGCTGGTGCGCCACGGGCAGTCACTGGCGAACGTCCAGCGTCGCCTCGACACCCGCCCGCCCGGGGCCGAGCTGACCGATCTCGGCCGAAACCAGGCGCGCTCTTACGCCAAGGGCCTGACGATGCCGCCGGCGATCCTTGCGCATTCGGTGGCACACCGGGCCCGCCAGACCGCCGAGGAGATCGCCGGCGCGCTCCGATTACCGCCAATGGAACTCGACGGCATCCACGAGGTGCAGGTGGGCGACCTGGAGGATCGCAACGACGACGAGGCGATCGCGACGTTCGAGACGGTCTACCAGAAGTGGCACCAAGGCGACCTCGACGCGCCGATGCCCAACGGCGAGACCGGTAACGACGTGTTGGACCGGTACGTGCCGGCCATCACGCAGCTGCGGATGCGCCACCTCGACGACGACGCCTGGCACGGCGACATCGTGGTCGTCAGCCACGGCGCGGCGATCCGGCTGGTGTCGTCGGTACTGGCCGGGGTCGAGAGCAGCTTCGTGCTCGACCATCACCTGGGCAACACCGAGGCCGTCGTGCTGGCCCCGATCACCGACGGCCGGTGGAGTTGCGTGCGGTGGGGGTCGATGACGCCGCCGTTCTACCCGGAGCCCGACGTGCACCCGGTCGAAGACGCGCTGCAGTCAGCCGACCCGATGGGCTGACAGCGAGACGGCGCAATTGCAGCCGATCGCCTCGCAGTCGATCACGAACGTGTGCACCACTTCGGGGGTCACACAGTCCGGTTCGGTGCACTCCGCCCGGCACGACGCGTGGTGGATGACGGTGCCGTGGCAGTGCTCGAGGCCAACCACGCAGTCTCGGCACTCGGTCATGGCCTCTTG
This window harbors:
- a CDS encoding histidine phosphatase family protein; translation: MSGRLVLVRHGQSLANVQRRLDTRPPGAELTDLGRNQARSYAKGLTMPPAILAHSVAHRARQTAEEIAGALRLPPMELDGIHEVQVGDLEDRNDDEAIATFETVYQKWHQGDLDAPMPNGETGNDVLDRYVPAITQLRMRHLDDDAWHGDIVVVSHGAAIRLVSSVLAGVESSFVLDHHLGNTEAVVLAPITDGRWSCVRWGSMTPPFYPEPDVHPVEDALQSADPMG
- the pheA gene encoding prephenate dehydratase; protein product: MPRIAYLGPQGTFTEVALLTMSAEGMLPGGSGAGEVTAVPTDSTTGALAAVRSGAADYACVPIENSIEGSVLPTLDGLATGTPLQIFAERTLDVSFTIVVRDGMRAGDVATVAAFPVAAAQVRNWLAQHLPSAQLVPANSNAAAANDVAEGRADAGVSTALAAQRYGLTALASDIVDEPNARTRFVLVGPPAPPPDRTGADRTSVVLRLANVPGALVSAMTELAIRDIDLTRIESRPTRTGLGTYMFFLDCVGHIDDDAVAEALKALHRRCSDVRFLGSWPTGAAAGAAPPALDEASRWLARRREGKP